The segment GAGGACGACGTCGAACTCGTCCTTCTCCTCGACCTCGGCGGCCGCCTCCCCACCACCGGCACCGGCGGGGGCGGCCACCGCCACCGGGGCGGCGGCGGTGACGCCGAAGCGGTCCTCGAACTCCTTGAGCAGCTCGCTCAGCTCGAGGACGGTCATTCCGGCGATGGCGTCGAGGATCTCTTCCTTGGTGGCCATGGGTCAGCTCTCCTGTGCGGGGTC is part of the Acidimicrobiales bacterium genome and harbors:
- the rplL gene encoding 50S ribosomal protein L7/L12 yields the protein MATKEEILDAIAGMTVLELSELLKEFEDRFGVTAAAPVAVAAPAGAGGGEAAAEVEEKDEFDVVLVAAGEKKIQVIKEVRSLTSLGLKEAKDLVDGAPKPVLERATKEDAEKARAQLEAAGATVEVK